One Gloeobacter morelensis MG652769 DNA window includes the following coding sequences:
- the dcd gene encoding dCTP deaminase gives MLNSDSWIKQRAAEGMIAPFEAELVRRVDDGAGHRHRVLSYGLSSAGYDIRLADDEFKVFRRVPGARPIDPKRFDNTCLENMALMSGPEGDYFILPANSLALAHSVEHFKMPDNVVGVTTCKSTYIRSGVNIPITILEPGWTGVLTLEIANPTPCDVMVYPNEGIAQVLFFTTDQVPEVTYATRKDGPGKYQSQEQRIVLPRV, from the coding sequence ATGCTCAACAGTGACAGCTGGATCAAACAACGCGCCGCCGAGGGGATGATCGCCCCGTTCGAGGCCGAACTGGTGCGCCGGGTGGACGACGGGGCGGGGCACCGGCACCGGGTTCTGAGCTATGGGCTTTCTTCGGCCGGTTACGACATTCGCCTCGCCGACGACGAATTTAAGGTCTTCCGGCGCGTACCCGGGGCGCGGCCCATCGATCCCAAGCGCTTCGACAACACTTGTTTGGAGAACATGGCGCTGATGAGCGGTCCGGAGGGGGATTATTTTATCTTGCCCGCCAACTCCCTGGCCCTCGCCCACTCAGTCGAGCACTTCAAGATGCCCGACAACGTGGTCGGGGTGACCACCTGCAAAAGTACGTATATCCGCTCGGGCGTCAATATCCCGATTACGATCCTGGAGCCGGGCTGGACGGGGGTGCTCACCCTGGAGATCGCCAATCCCACCCCCTGCGACGTGATGGTTTATCCGAACGAGGGAATCGCCCAGGTGCTGTTTTTTACCACCGACCAGGTGCCCGAGGTGACCTACGCGACGCGCAAGGACGGCCCCGGCAAGTACCAGTCGCAGGAACAGCGCATCGTGCTGCCACGGGTCTGA
- a CDS encoding IS4 family transposase, with protein sequence MMPAFYQTFFAHLLTARQSLFLHLLVATLQTHKQLALGKLSQALPLPITADSRKRALQRFLTLDKLNIFEAWFPLVLYLVLTHFSKTTTLKLAIDRTDWWHYNVLTVALVWHRHALPLNWTLLDHPGNSNLEDQQLLLSPVLSLLSAYRVVVLGDREFCSVKLANWLRSRKAGFCLRLKISEYIRQQGADFRSLKSLELQPGMSMFLGGVRVTKNRKNKGFEPFNIACIWKRKIRNMQPGEGWYILTDRPKLHEALELYADRWGIEVWHKDVKSCGYHLEEVRVSQERMMRVLLLASIAWSAAMLNGLQLERIGVDKYTGRVQEKQRRLRRHSPFRVGQYAWHWAQAVLGLGDWLDNLIDTCRNKARDYRRGLRAARLMLSVT encoded by the coding sequence ATGATGCCTGCATTCTACCAGACCTTCTTCGCACACCTGCTCACTGCGCGACAGTCTCTGTTTTTGCATTTGCTTGTCGCCACTTTGCAAACCCACAAACAGCTCGCCTTGGGCAAACTCTCCCAGGCACTGCCGCTGCCGATCACTGCCGACAGTCGCAAGCGCGCTCTCCAACGCTTTCTCACCCTCGACAAACTCAATATTTTCGAGGCTTGGTTCCCATTGGTTTTGTACCTGGTACTGACCCACTTTTCCAAGACAACCACACTCAAACTGGCGATCGACCGCACCGACTGGTGGCACTACAACGTGCTGACAGTGGCCCTGGTGTGGCATAGACATGCCTTGCCACTCAATTGGACCTTGCTCGACCATCCTGGCAACAGTAACCTCGAAGACCAACAACTGTTACTCTCACCGGTTCTGTCTCTACTTTCTGCCTATCGCGTCGTGGTGTTGGGGGACAGAGAGTTTTGCAGTGTCAAGCTGGCCAATTGGTTGCGCAGTCGAAAGGCCGGCTTTTGCTTGAGATTAAAAATCAGTGAATATATTCGACAACAAGGTGCAGACTTTCGCTCGCTAAAGTCTTTGGAACTACAACCTGGAATGTCGATGTTTCTTGGCGGAGTGCGCGTCACCAAAAATCGTAAAAACAAGGGATTCGAGCCGTTCAATATTGCTTGTATCTGGAAACGAAAAATCCGGAATATGCAACCGGGTGAAGGCTGGTATATTTTGACAGACCGGCCAAAGTTACACGAAGCACTTGAGCTGTATGCTGACCGTTGGGGAATCGAAGTTTGGCACAAAGACGTCAAATCCTGTGGCTACCATCTTGAAGAAGTACGCGTCAGTCAGGAACGGATGATGCGGGTACTGTTGTTAGCATCGATTGCCTGGAGTGCAGCGATGCTCAACGGTCTGCAACTGGAGCGAATAGGGGTGGACAAGTACACCGGCAGGGTTCAAGAAAAGCAGCGACGCTTGCGGCGTCACAGCCCTTTTCGGGTTGGCCAGTACGCTTGGCACTGGGCACAGGCGGTGCTGGGTTTGGGTGACTGGCTCGACAATTTGATAGACACCTGTAGGAACAAAGCCCGGGACTATCGACGCGGGTTGCGGGCTGCAAGGTTGATGCTGAGCGTCACGTAG
- a CDS encoding sulfotransferase family 2 domain-containing protein — MARRSNNQPQRPLVIFLHIPKTGGTTFEAILKRAYGEDNVLAFDLAAINDAEGARRARQAARAARRCSFIRGHFPMGLRLHESIARPCTYITWLRDPIERMISEYHFILRYPPHPAHAPVHRDKMTLKDYLLSEWAAGTDNYMTRFLCNQAPDARDADWACSPAMLASARANLDRFFPVVALMEHFDESLLLLQSHFGWRLPLYVKENVTHNRPPLADLPGPTLQILQDLNRYDLSLYAHACGRFAGQLGALDRDAFDRRLRGFRLLNRTYGRVRTGEQLYRELAERWHRSLNRYRAYEGKVRSTVKRAVLGLLNSK; from the coding sequence GTGGCCCGTCGATCAAATAACCAACCCCAGCGGCCACTTGTCATCTTTTTGCACATCCCGAAGACCGGGGGCACCACCTTTGAGGCCATTCTCAAAAGAGCGTACGGCGAAGACAATGTACTTGCATTCGACCTCGCCGCCATCAACGACGCCGAGGGGGCCAGGCGCGCCCGGCAGGCGGCAAGGGCCGCCCGCCGCTGCAGCTTCATCCGCGGCCACTTCCCGATGGGCCTGCGCCTGCACGAGTCGATAGCGCGACCCTGCACCTACATCACCTGGTTGCGCGATCCGATCGAGCGGATGATCTCGGAGTACCACTTTATCCTGCGCTACCCGCCCCACCCGGCCCACGCGCCTGTTCATCGCGACAAGATGACCCTCAAGGACTATCTGCTCAGCGAATGGGCCGCAGGCACCGACAACTACATGACCCGCTTTTTGTGCAACCAGGCTCCCGACGCCCGGGACGCCGACTGGGCCTGCTCGCCGGCGATGCTGGCAAGCGCCCGCGCCAACCTGGACAGATTCTTTCCGGTCGTGGCGCTGATGGAGCATTTCGACGAGTCGCTGCTGTTGTTGCAGTCGCATTTTGGCTGGCGGTTGCCTCTGTACGTCAAAGAAAACGTCACCCACAACCGGCCGCCGCTCGCGGACCTGCCGGGACCGACCCTCCAGATCCTCCAGGATCTCAACCGCTACGATCTAAGCCTGTACGCCCACGCCTGCGGGCGCTTCGCAGGACAACTCGGTGCCCTCGACCGGGACGCCTTCGACAGGCGCCTGCGGGGCTTTCGCCTGCTCAACCGCACCTACGGCCGGGTGCGCACGGGAGAGCAGCTCTACCGGGAATTGGCGGAGCGCTGGCACCGATCGCTAAACCGCTACCGTGCTTACGAGGGCAAAGTGCGCTCGACCGTCAAGCGCGCGGTGCTCGGTTTGCTCAATAGCAAGTAG
- a CDS encoding J domain-containing protein, with amino-acid sequence MKRPDYYRVLGVPPGASERDIRQAYRLLSKQYHPDISPLAPEEALEKFKLLNEAYATLSHPTKRSHYDQTLGLTRTAVLQQQQQQRPVPPRRRPSGRFDISERPLSPTEIFALFILGIAFAASLLLVAFIDWING; translated from the coding sequence ATGAAAAGGCCAGACTACTATCGGGTGTTGGGTGTGCCGCCTGGAGCGAGTGAACGGGACATTCGCCAGGCGTATCGTTTGCTTTCTAAGCAGTACCACCCGGACATTTCCCCACTGGCGCCGGAGGAGGCCCTCGAAAAGTTCAAATTACTTAACGAGGCCTACGCTACCCTCTCCCACCCCACCAAGCGCTCCCACTACGATCAGACCCTGGGACTGACCCGCACCGCCGTTTTGCAGCAACAACAACAGCAGCGGCCGGTGCCGCCGCGCCGCCGCCCGAGCGGCCGGTTCGACATCAGCGAGCGCCCTTTGTCCCCTACGGAGATTTTTGCGCTCTTTATTTTGGGGATCGCCTTTGCCGCTTCGCTACTGCTCGTTGCCTTCATCGATTGGATCAACGGCTGA
- a CDS encoding serine hydrolase domain-containing protein, which translates to MQIAKCWTALLLLAVTCLIPAFLWQAPPPALAQAVQTDYRRAADYAAAYGGVGLLVIRGERIVYEQFAPGRSLDTPHLLASGTKSFAGAMAAAAVQDGLLTFDERVSETITEWKSDPLKAQITVRHLLGLASGLDKAGRGGSPVSFAQAIQVSAVLPPGRAFDYNPVNFQAFGELMRRKLAPRREEPLAYLSRRVLEPIGMRIARWRTTTDGDPDLPGGAIATARDWAKFGLFLKNGGTWQGRQIVSKATLAQCFAPSAANPAYGLTFWLNAPSRSARPERNNPVGGAGPADLIMAAGAGGQRLYVIPSLDLVVVRQGDLRSARSRGGGRFRDDEFIRALL; encoded by the coding sequence ATGCAAATTGCGAAGTGTTGGACGGCGCTGCTGTTGCTCGCAGTCACCTGTTTGATTCCGGCGTTTCTCTGGCAGGCCCCGCCGCCGGCCCTCGCCCAGGCTGTGCAGACCGACTACCGGCGGGCTGCCGATTATGCCGCCGCCTACGGTGGCGTCGGGCTCCTGGTCATTCGAGGCGAGCGAATCGTCTATGAGCAATTCGCTCCCGGACGCAGCCTCGATACGCCGCATCTGCTGGCCAGCGGCACCAAGAGTTTTGCCGGGGCAATGGCGGCGGCGGCGGTCCAGGATGGCCTGCTCACTTTCGACGAACGCGTCTCCGAGACGATTACCGAGTGGAAGTCCGACCCGCTCAAAGCCCAGATCACCGTGCGGCACTTGCTCGGCCTCGCCAGCGGCCTGGATAAGGCGGGGCGGGGCGGCAGCCCCGTGTCCTTCGCCCAGGCAATACAGGTGTCGGCGGTCTTGCCGCCCGGCCGGGCCTTCGATTACAACCCCGTCAACTTCCAGGCCTTCGGCGAACTGATGCGGCGCAAACTTGCCCCCCGCCGCGAGGAACCACTCGCCTATCTCTCTCGGCGCGTCCTGGAGCCGATCGGCATGCGCATAGCGCGCTGGCGCACCACCACAGACGGCGACCCGGACCTGCCTGGCGGGGCCATTGCCACGGCGCGCGATTGGGCCAAATTCGGACTGTTCCTCAAAAACGGCGGCACCTGGCAAGGGCGGCAGATCGTCTCCAAAGCAACCCTCGCCCAGTGCTTCGCACCCAGCGCCGCCAACCCCGCCTACGGGCTTACCTTCTGGCTGAACGCCCCCTCCCGCAGCGCGCGCCCCGAGCGGAACAATCCGGTGGGCGGCGCCGGTCCTGCGGATCTGATCATGGCGGCCGGGGCAGGGGGCCAGCGGCTCTACGTCATCCCGTCGCTGGATCTGGTGGTGGTCCGCCAGGGCGACCTGCGCTCCGCCCGCAGCCGGGGGGGAGGGCGTTTTCGCGACGACGAATTTATCCGCGCCCTGCTGTAA
- a CDS encoding sulfotransferase family 2 domain-containing protein, with amino-acid sequence MVQAEHSLVFLHIPKTGGTTLESVLLDQYGQEHSLRLDLAAVNDAEGARRARALLEDGRRYKLISGHFTMGLGVHELLNVPCTYVTMLRDPIERVISDFYFILHTPEHIFHERIVRERMSLEDYLNSDLSDGTDNYQVRCLCSRPPDAQDGNWDCTEQTLTSAKDNLKKYFKVVGFLEHFDESLLLMRLHFGWKLPLYVRENTTKNRPRTPQVTEQIKSKIRNRNRYDLELYDHALLLYKQQLRTLRSGRFERQLNQYKFLNRWYGRTIDKNYHHRSRASRLRAFLLSRAWVALLGVERLVYRL; translated from the coding sequence ATGGTTCAGGCTGAACACTCCCTTGTTTTTTTACACATTCCCAAAACCGGTGGAACGACGCTCGAAAGTGTGTTGCTCGACCAGTACGGTCAGGAACATAGTCTTCGCCTGGATTTGGCCGCCGTCAACGATGCGGAAGGGGCACGGCGCGCCCGCGCACTGCTCGAAGACGGTCGCCGTTACAAGCTGATTTCGGGCCATTTCACGATGGGTTTGGGCGTGCACGAACTGCTGAATGTTCCGTGCACCTACGTCACCATGCTGCGCGATCCGATCGAGCGGGTGATCTCGGATTTTTACTTCATCCTGCACACCCCCGAGCACATTTTTCATGAGCGGATCGTCCGTGAGCGGATGAGCCTGGAGGATTATTTGAACAGCGACTTGTCGGACGGCACGGACAACTATCAGGTGCGCTGTCTGTGCAGCCGCCCCCCCGATGCCCAGGACGGCAACTGGGACTGCACCGAGCAGACCTTGACGAGCGCCAAGGACAACCTAAAAAAGTATTTCAAAGTCGTTGGCTTTCTGGAGCATTTCGACGAATCGCTGCTGTTGATGCGTTTGCACTTTGGCTGGAAATTACCGCTCTATGTGCGGGAAAATACAACAAAAAATCGACCGCGCACCCCGCAGGTAACCGAGCAGATCAAAAGCAAAATTCGCAACCGAAACCGATACGATCTCGAACTGTACGATCACGCCCTTCTTTTGTACAAACAACAACTGCGCACGCTGCGATCCGGCCGCTTCGAAAGACAGCTTAATCAATACAAATTTCTCAATCGCTGGTACGGTCGCACCATCGACAAAAACTACCATCACCGTTCGCGGGCCAGCCGGTTGCGGGCTTTTTTGCTGAGCCGGGCCTGGGTCGCTCTGCTCGGTGTGGAGCGGCTGGTCTACAGGCTTTAA
- the bioD gene encoding dethiobiotin synthase gives MASVLVSGTDTGAGKTILCAALAAWWLAHRRTPVAILKPVQCGPGDREYYRTVFGGALSVLNPLYFEAPLAPPLAAAREGQTVDIGLLWKSYCEAAANHALVLVEGIGGLGCPLGWDYTVADLARDWRLPVLLAAPLRLGVVGQLVAHTNFARAQNLDLRALVLSEIEPVSAEQRADWADIQLIENLCHLPVLGVLPHLEAAADRTALAAAGSGLWLEAAGALLTAGRG, from the coding sequence ATGGCGAGTGTACTGGTAAGCGGCACCGACACCGGGGCCGGCAAGACGATCTTGTGCGCGGCGCTCGCTGCCTGGTGGCTCGCCCATCGCCGCACGCCGGTAGCGATTCTCAAGCCCGTCCAGTGCGGCCCGGGGGATCGCGAGTACTACCGCACGGTCTTCGGTGGCGCACTTTCGGTGCTGAACCCGCTCTATTTCGAAGCCCCCCTCGCCCCGCCGCTGGCGGCGGCCCGCGAAGGACAGACGGTCGATATCGGTCTGCTCTGGAAAAGCTACTGCGAGGCGGCAGCCAACCACGCGCTGGTCTTAGTCGAGGGGATAGGCGGTCTCGGTTGTCCACTCGGTTGGGATTACACCGTGGCGGATCTGGCGCGCGACTGGCGGTTGCCGGTGCTGCTCGCCGCTCCCCTGCGGCTTGGAGTGGTCGGCCAACTGGTGGCCCACACCAATTTTGCCCGTGCTCAGAATCTGGATCTGCGCGCGTTGGTCCTATCGGAGATCGAACCGGTGAGCGCAGAGCAGCGCGCCGATTGGGCAGATATTCAGCTGATTGAAAATCTATGCCACCTGCCGGTGCTCGGGGTGCTTCCCCATCTGGAAGCGGCTGCCGACCGCACAGCCCTCGCGGCGGCGGGAAGCGGCCTGTGGCTGGAGGCTGCAGGAGCTTTGCTTACAGCAGGGCGCGGATAA
- the fabG gene encoding 3-oxoacyl-[acyl-carrier-protein] reductase: MTGLLTGKVALVTGAGRGIGRACALALALEGAAVAVNYSRSEEAAQQVVAAIEAAGGLAVALKADVADPEQVERLFTDLLAKYGRLDALVNNAGITRDGLILRMSLEDWNDVVSLNLTGTFLCLKAASRIMLKQRSGRVVNISSTSGVAGNAGQANYSAAKAGVLGLTRSAARELGSRGITVNAVAPGFIATDMTSALELEPILAQVPLRRVGQPEEVAGLVRFLCADPAAAYITGQVITIDGGMVTA; encoded by the coding sequence ATGACGGGATTGCTCACGGGCAAAGTTGCCCTGGTCACCGGCGCCGGCCGCGGCATCGGCCGCGCCTGCGCCCTTGCCCTCGCCTTGGAGGGGGCCGCCGTGGCGGTCAACTACAGCCGCTCCGAAGAGGCTGCCCAGCAAGTGGTGGCGGCAATTGAAGCGGCCGGGGGGCTGGCTGTTGCCCTCAAGGCGGATGTGGCCGACCCCGAGCAGGTGGAGCGCCTGTTTACAGACTTGCTCGCCAAGTACGGACGGCTCGACGCCCTGGTTAATAACGCCGGGATTACCCGCGACGGTCTAATACTGCGCATGTCGCTCGAAGACTGGAACGATGTGGTCTCCCTCAACCTCACCGGCACCTTCTTGTGCCTGAAAGCAGCGAGCCGGATTATGCTCAAACAGCGCTCCGGACGGGTGGTCAATATCTCCTCAACGTCGGGAGTGGCCGGCAACGCCGGTCAGGCCAACTACAGCGCCGCTAAGGCCGGGGTGTTGGGCCTCACCCGCTCCGCCGCCCGCGAACTAGGATCGCGGGGAATCACCGTCAACGCGGTAGCCCCCGGCTTCATTGCCACCGATATGACCAGTGCCCTGGAACTGGAACCGATCCTCGCTCAGGTGCCGCTCAGGCGCGTCGGTCAACCTGAGGAAGTAGCCGGGCTGGTGCGGTTTTTGTGCGCCGACCCGGCCGCCGCCTACATCACAGGCCAGGTGATTACGATCGACGGCGGCATGGTGACGGCTTGA
- a CDS encoding class I SAM-dependent methyltransferase has product MLSAPWNLGGSDDPICAIDAVVGEAAQFERMAQLWDANCRHNALVSCDFYCGGFAEQFERNGERIAGFLRRKLALGPDSRLLDLGCGVGRVARYLQGAAAGMALADVSGCMLAQARLRLGEAANCTFTPVNANRLPWPDGSFTHAIAIDLVQHLPEASLRAYFAEVARVLVPGGLFLLTTGTGGATDKPPDPWLSRQLLRLLGLRPLPIGSRTGAVLAELTRGPGPLQLREGGDDFPNQLPALPVAVPFAGRYLLLSKPSTARLTVERTLPS; this is encoded by the coding sequence ATGCTGTCAGCACCCTGGAACCTGGGCGGTTCTGATGATCCGATCTGCGCCATCGATGCCGTCGTGGGCGAGGCGGCCCAGTTCGAGCGGATGGCCCAGCTGTGGGATGCAAATTGTCGCCATAACGCGCTGGTCAGTTGTGATTTTTACTGTGGCGGCTTCGCCGAGCAGTTCGAGCGCAACGGCGAACGCATCGCCGGTTTTTTGCGCCGCAAACTGGCGCTGGGTCCGGATAGCCGGCTACTCGACCTTGGCTGCGGCGTTGGCCGCGTTGCCCGCTATTTGCAGGGTGCCGCAGCCGGTATGGCACTGGCGGACGTCTCGGGCTGCATGCTTGCTCAGGCCCGCCTGCGGCTTGGGGAGGCGGCAAACTGCACCTTCACGCCGGTGAACGCCAACCGGCTGCCCTGGCCGGACGGCAGTTTTACGCACGCCATCGCCATCGATCTGGTACAGCACCTGCCGGAGGCTTCGTTGCGCGCCTACTTCGCGGAGGTGGCGCGGGTACTGGTACCGGGGGGGCTGTTTTTGCTCACCACCGGCACGGGCGGCGCCACCGACAAACCGCCCGATCCCTGGCTGAGCCGCCAACTGTTGCGGCTGTTGGGTCTGCGGCCCCTGCCCATAGGTTCGCGCACCGGGGCGGTGCTTGCCGAACTCACCCGTGGGCCGGGGCCGCTGCAGTTGCGCGAGGGCGGCGACGACTTTCCCAACCAGTTGCCGGCTTTGCCGGTGGCGGTTCCCTTTGCCGGGCGCTACTTGCTATTGAGCAAACCGAGCACCGCGCGCTTGACGGTCGAGCGCACTTTGCCCTCGTAA
- a CDS encoding TIGR04255 family protein: protein MKLDFTECIGLRYLDTVLPKDDESLANHLEPEVLGLSQKLTGDLAFLLSETLTSTPVGQLISRVLIQDGRVGLPLELVGSAPRVRPRFTRIDGRHAVVATDAFYEKRETFSLNRLASRLSALHDEVLKSFEAAVTPYALQSWA from the coding sequence TTGAAACTCGACTTCACCGAGTGCATCGGGTTGCGCTACCTAGACACGGTGCTACCGAAAGATGATGAATCCCTGGCAAATCACCTCGAACCTGAAGTGCTTGGTCTATCACAAAAGCTCACCGGGGATCTCGCTTTTTTGTTGAGCGAGACCCTGACGAGCACTCCGGTCGGCCAACTGATTTCTCGGGTGCTTATCCAGGATGGTCGCGTGGGCTTGCCGCTTGAGCTGGTGGGTTCCGCACCCAGGGTGCGCCCGAGATTTACGCGGATCGACGGCCGTCATGCTGTCGTCGCTACAGATGCGTTCTACGAAAAGCGAGAGACATTTAGTCTAAACAGACTTGCCTCCCGCTTGTCAGCCCTCCATGACGAAGTTCTCAAGTCTTTTGAAGCCGCCGTGACACCCTACGCCCTTCAATCCTGGGCGTAA
- a CDS encoding pentapeptide repeat-containing protein, with the protein MRRGWIAGIVIGAVLVLVGWTPMTRTFLQDFVLVTDASGSRQTPKNYRGAKLAGQDLRGQDLEGADLRSADLRGTNLRGAHLSGANFQGSNLEGADLSTAILENADLRGANLVGALLRAADLAGANLSASRLVRADLSAANLTHADLRGADLQGAQLNDTLLQQTDLRGLDLARLDLEDTDASAARVR; encoded by the coding sequence ATGCGCAGAGGCTGGATTGCCGGGATTGTGATCGGAGCTGTTCTCGTTCTGGTGGGATGGACACCGATGACGCGCACCTTTTTGCAGGATTTTGTGCTGGTGACGGACGCCTCCGGCTCGCGGCAGACCCCCAAAAACTATCGGGGTGCCAAACTGGCCGGCCAGGATCTGCGCGGACAGGACCTTGAAGGCGCCGATCTGCGCTCGGCGGATCTGCGCGGCACCAACCTGCGCGGGGCGCACCTGAGCGGCGCCAACTTTCAGGGGTCCAATCTCGAAGGGGCCGACCTGAGCACCGCCATTCTCGAAAACGCCGATCTACGCGGCGCGAACCTCGTGGGGGCTCTGTTGCGGGCGGCGGATCTGGCGGGGGCCAACCTCAGCGCCTCCCGGTTGGTGCGCGCCGATTTGAGTGCCGCCAACCTTACCCACGCCGACCTGCGGGGCGCCGACCTGCAGGGCGCCCAGCTCAACGACACCCTGCTGCAACAGACCGACTTGCGCGGCCTGGACCTGGCCAGGCTGGATCTCGAAGACACCGACGCCTCGGCGGCCCGCGTCCGCTAA
- a CDS encoding DUF3143 domain-containing protein, protein MNSLPTADTPLYNHPLHKIEIWLREHQCERDTEEQHRWHLHRSRWSATLQLEETVLKVDYAYPPNQTKTLSFPYSLSRRDVEQAVFSFEPPEKAT, encoded by the coding sequence ATGAACTCTTTGCCCACCGCCGACACGCCCCTGTACAACCACCCGCTGCACAAGATCGAGATCTGGCTGCGCGAGCATCAGTGCGAGCGCGACACCGAGGAGCAGCACCGCTGGCATCTGCACCGCTCCCGGTGGTCGGCGACGCTGCAACTGGAGGAGACGGTGCTCAAGGTCGATTACGCCTATCCGCCCAACCAGACCAAGACCCTCTCCTTTCCCTATTCGCTCTCGCGCCGGGATGTCGAGCAGGCGGTGTTTTCCTTCGAGCCGCCGGAGAAGGCTACCTAG
- a CDS encoding P-loop NTPase family protein, translating into MVAQVDASNPTSKAVAPSLALQGTLQIVTGPDRAFSAGVIAHALRAAGQGVPVLVVQFLKGGIGQGPDSPMYLCQGLRWVRCNLQRCLDTPHLEIEEQKAMYELWKYTRRAVHSGRFGLAVLDELSLAIQFGLIPETEVVELLEQRPSYMDVILTGPEMPIALSAMADQVTELRKSAVQP; encoded by the coding sequence ATGGTAGCGCAAGTGGATGCATCGAACCCCACCTCCAAGGCCGTCGCTCCGTCGCTGGCTCTGCAGGGCACCCTCCAGATTGTCACCGGTCCCGACCGGGCCTTCAGCGCCGGGGTGATCGCCCACGCGCTGCGGGCCGCGGGCCAGGGTGTGCCGGTGCTTGTGGTGCAATTTCTCAAAGGCGGCATCGGCCAGGGTCCGGACAGCCCGATGTATCTGTGCCAGGGTCTGCGCTGGGTGCGCTGCAACCTGCAGCGCTGCCTGGACACGCCGCATCTGGAAATCGAAGAACAAAAAGCGATGTACGAACTGTGGAAGTACACCCGCCGGGCAGTCCACAGCGGCCGGTTCGGTCTGGCGGTGCTCGACGAATTGAGCCTGGCGATCCAATTTGGCCTGATTCCTGAGACAGAAGTGGTCGAACTATTGGAGCAGCGGCCTTCGTATATGGACGTCATCCTGACCGGCCCCGAGATGCCCATCGCCCTGAGCGCCATGGCCGATCAGGTGACCGAACTGCGCAAAAGCGCCGTCCAGCCCTAA
- a CDS encoding NAD(P)/FAD-dependent oxidoreductase, producing the protein MARIVIVGGGFAGLFTALGLEAYPFKDERPEILLIDRSERFVFSPLLYELVSGELATWEVAPRFDELLEGTRVRFVQAEAMGFDFENRIVKLAGGGAESYDRLALTVGGSTPVDVVPGAREHALPFRTLEDAQALIARLKAALDAGADPVRVALVGAGASGVELACKLADTLGDKGSIVLFDRAADILAEFDVPERKMARAELEKRRVRLGLSTKILWVSDAGLQVETAGRGAEAIPAEAVLWTVGTAVPGLIKDLDLPKGPGGRLAVEPTLQVQGHTEIFALGDLAASLDGGGKPLGPSAQLAFQQAGYCAWNLWASLSDRPLLAFRYNALGKLLGLGIDSGVASLLGTAVGGPPAYLIRRLAYLYRMPTDTHRLKVALHWASRPVVRWLGGTAS; encoded by the coding sequence ATGGCGCGTATTGTCATTGTCGGCGGCGGATTTGCGGGGTTGTTTACTGCCCTTGGCCTCGAAGCGTATCCCTTCAAAGACGAGCGCCCAGAAATTTTGCTCATCGATCGCTCGGAGCGGTTTGTTTTCTCGCCGCTACTTTACGAACTGGTTTCGGGGGAGCTTGCCACCTGGGAAGTAGCCCCGCGCTTCGACGAATTGCTCGAAGGGACGCGGGTGCGCTTCGTGCAGGCCGAGGCAATGGGTTTCGACTTCGAAAACCGCATCGTCAAGCTCGCGGGCGGCGGTGCTGAAAGTTATGACCGGCTGGCCCTTACCGTGGGCGGCAGCACACCCGTGGACGTCGTGCCGGGGGCGCGCGAGCACGCCTTGCCCTTTCGCACCCTCGAAGACGCCCAAGCGCTCATCGCCCGGCTCAAGGCCGCTCTCGATGCCGGGGCCGACCCTGTGCGCGTGGCCCTGGTGGGGGCGGGAGCAAGCGGCGTCGAACTCGCCTGCAAACTTGCCGACACCCTGGGCGACAAAGGCAGCATCGTTTTGTTCGACCGCGCAGCGGACATCCTGGCCGAGTTCGACGTGCCGGAGCGCAAAATGGCCCGTGCCGAACTCGAAAAGCGCAGAGTGCGGCTGGGATTATCCACGAAAATTCTGTGGGTGAGCGATGCGGGCCTGCAAGTCGAGACCGCCGGGCGCGGCGCCGAGGCGATCCCCGCCGAGGCGGTGCTCTGGACGGTGGGGACGGCGGTGCCGGGGCTCATCAAAGATCTCGATCTGCCCAAGGGGCCGGGCGGACGGCTTGCGGTCGAGCCCACCCTGCAGGTGCAGGGGCATACCGAAATCTTCGCCTTAGGCGATCTGGCAGCGAGCCTCGATGGCGGTGGCAAGCCGCTCGGTCCCAGTGCCCAGTTGGCCTTTCAACAGGCGGGCTACTGCGCGTGGAATCTCTGGGCAAGCCTGAGCGACCGGCCGTTGCTTGCCTTTCGCTACAACGCGCTGGGCAAGCTGTTGGGCCTGGGGATCGACAGCGGCGTCGCCTCGCTTCTGGGCACGGCCGTCGGCGGTCCGCCCGCCTATCTCATCCGTCGGCTGGCGTATCTTTACCGGATGCCCACCGATACCCACCGGCTGAAAGTGGCCCTGCACTGGGCAAGTCGGCCTGTTGTGCGCTGGCTGGGCGGGACGGCGTCCTAG